The following proteins are co-located in the Pochonia chlamydosporia 170 chromosome 6, whole genome shotgun sequence genome:
- a CDS encoding alpha/beta hydrolase (similar to Metarhizium robertsii ARSEF 23 XP_007824540.1) — protein MVTMHTFFKSAFFNFEYLRLLAMAPHEGAEIGEALEAAAKIRDLDPESWFNAFLEAGNKAECIAKEAEQAGDVVSARRAYLRSSNYLRAAQFMLNEGRIGEDRRVLATLERAIGNFRKGVQYRAGKTFFLEIPFENGIKLPGYLYLPEASRRIPGRKIPILLNSGGGDSTQEEIYFVNPAFGPDIGYAVITFEGPGQGIVLRRDKLPMRPDWEVVTGAVLNHLFDFAASHPDLELDLDNIAVTGASMGGYFALRAAVDPRIKACISVDGFYSLASFVGGRMPGPLFNGFMKGWLSDRAFNVILGFLQRLDFQARWEFNHLKWATNSTTEAEIMRSFGDYTLLKPDGTEYLADVKCPTLVTGAGASWYFDPATTTDKIYDCLTSLKDGVDKEKWIANDIAYGGLQAKIGAFGYSAQRTFQWLDAKFGIRRETLNATSNLGALVKNTAKNTSLL, from the coding sequence ATGGTGACCATGCACACATTCTTCAAGTCGGCCTTTTTCAACTTCGAGTATCTTCGCCTCCTAGCCATGGCGCCGCACGAAGGTGCCGAGATAGGAGAGGCACTTGAAGCAGCTGCCAAGATTAGGGACCTGGATCCGGAATCGTGGTTCAACGCATTCCTTGAAGCTGGCAACAAAGCTGAATGTATCGCAAAGGAAGCCGAGCAAGCAGGAGACGTAGTATCTGCACGTCGAGCGTACTTGAGGTCATCCAATTACCTGCGTGCGGCTCAGTTCATGCTGAATGAGGGGAGAATAGGCGAAGATCGGCGTGTTCTTGCCACTCTTGAGCGCGCCATTGGGAACTTTCGAAAGGGCGTCCAATACCGCGCTGGCAAGACATTCTTTCTAGAGATTCCATTCGAAAATGGGATCAAATTACCGGGTTACCTCTACTTACCGGAAGCCTCCAGGCGAATCCCCGGCCGCAAGATCCCTATTCTGTTGAATTCTGGCGGGGGTGATTCCACGCAAGAGGAGATATACTTCGTAAATCCTGCGTTTGGTCCTGACATTGGGTATGCAGTCATAACATTCGAAGGACCAGGTCAGGGTATTGTTCTCCGCCGTGATAAGTTACCTATGCGCCCAGACTGGGAAGTGGTCACAGGCGCGGTGCTGAACCAtctctttgactttgcgGCGAGTCATCCAGATCTTGAACTCgaccttgacaacattgctGTTACCGGAGCATCCATGGGTGGCTATTTTGCCTTGCGCGCGGCCGTTGACCCACGTATCAAGGCCTGCATCAGCGTCGACGGGTTCTACAGTTTGGCAAGTTTTGTCGGTGGCAGAATGCCAGGACCGCTGTTCAACGGCTTCATGAAAGGCTGGTTATCTGACAGAGCATTCAATGTAATCCTGGGTTTTCTGCAGCGGCTTGACTTCCAGGCAAGATGGGAATTCAATCACCTGAAGTGGGCAACAAATAGTACGACTGAGGCCGAAATTATGCGGAGTTTTGGCGACTACACGCTGCTCAAGCCAGACGGGACAGAGTATCTAGCTGATGTGAAATGTCCTACTTTGGTAACTGGCGCAGGAGCAAGCTGGTACTTTGATCCGGCGACAACAACAGACAAGATCTATGACTGCTTGACAAGCCTCAAGGACGGCGTGGACAAGGAAAAGTGGATTGCTAATGACATAGCCTACGGAGGGCTACAGGCAAAGATCGGTGCTTTCGGCTATTCAGCGCAGAGAACATTCCAATGGCTGGACGCCAAATTTGGGATTCGGagggaaacattgaatgcaacatcaaatttggGGGCGCTCGTCAAGAACACAGCTAAGAATACGAGCTTACTTTAG